In Epinephelus fuscoguttatus linkage group LG15, E.fuscoguttatus.final_Chr_v1, a genomic segment contains:
- the LOC125902382 gene encoding fizzy-related protein homolog: MDQDYECRLLRQINIQNENASPIKAVGAVRALTPTSSPLSSPSKHGDRFIPSRAGANWSVNFHRINEIEKSHNQNRKTKDGTTDSNKADGLAYSALLKNELLGAGIEKVQDPQSEDRRLQPSTPAKRSLFSYSVSTKRALPEEDGNTVSPYSLSPVSSNSQKLLRSPRKPTRKISKIPFKVLDAPELQDDFYLNLVDWSSLNVLSVGLGTCVYLWSACTSQVTRLCDLSVEGDSVTSVGWSERGNLVAVGTHKGYVQIWDAAAGKKLSVLEGHTARVGALAWNADQLSSGSRDRVILQRDIRAPPLQSERRLQGHRQEVCGLKWSTDHQLLASGGNDNKLLVWNHSSVLPVQQYTEHLAAVKAIAWSPHQHGLLASGGGTADRCIRFWNTLTGQPLQCTDTGSQVCNLAWSKHTNELVSTHGYSQNQILVWKYPSLTQVAKLTGHSYRVLYLAMSPDGEAIVTGAGDETLRFWNVFSKMRSTKESVSVLNLFTRIR; encoded by the exons ATGGATCAGGACTATGAGTGCAGGCTGCTCAGGCAGATCAACATTCAAAATGAGAACGCAAGCCCCATA AAAGCGGTAGGAGCGGTGCGAGCTCTGACACCCACCAGCTCCCCCCTGTCCTCCCCGAGCAAGCATGGCGATCGCTTTATTCCCTCCCGGGCTGGAGCCAACTGGAGTGTCAACTTCCACCGCATCAAT GAAATTGAAAAGTCGCAcaatcaaaacagaaaaaccAAAGATGGCACAACAGACAGCAACAAAG CGGACGGTCTGGCTTACTCGGCCCTGCTGAAGAACGAGCTGCTAGGAGCGGGCATCGAGAAAGTCCAGGACCCCCAGTCAGAGGACCGCCGTCTGCAGCCATCTACTCCTGCCAAGAGAAGCCTTTTTAGT tATTCTGTTAGTACTAAGAGGGCTCTGCCAGAAGAGGATGGAAACACAGTCTCTCCATATTCTCTATCACCTGTCAGTAGTAACAG CCAGAAACTGCTGCGGTCGCCAAGGAAACCTACACGCAAAATATCCAAAATTCCTTTCAAAGTCCTGGATGCTCCAGAGCTTCAAGACGACTTCTACCTCAACCTAGTGGACTGGTCCTCTCTGAATGTGCTCAGTGTTGGACTGGGTACCTGCGTCTACCTGTGGAGCGCCTGCACcagccag GTGACACGTTTATGTGACCTTTCTGTAGAAGGAGATTCTGTAACATCAGTGGGCTGGTCAGAAAGG GGTAACCTAGTGGCGGTGGGGACTCATAAAGGCTATGTGCAGATCTGGGATGCAGCAGCAGGGAAAAAGCTCTCCGTACTAGAAGGACACACGGCCAGAGTGG GTGCATTGGCATGGAATGCGGACCAGCTGTCGTCTGGGAGCCGCGATCGGGTGATCCTGCAGCGTGACATCAGAGCCCCACCTCTCCAGTCGGAGCGCCGTCTCCaaggacacagacaggaagtttgTGGGCTCAAGTGGAGCACAGACCACCAGCTGCTAGCCTCGGGTGGAAATGACAACAAG TTACTTGTGTGGAACCACTCGAGTGTCCTCCCGGTGCAGCAGTACACAGAGCACCTGGCTGCAGTGAAGGCCATCGCCTGGTCTCCCCACCAGCACGGCCTGCTGGCCTCCGGAGGCGGCACCGCAGACCGCTGCATCCGCTTCTGGAACACTCTGACCGGCCAGCCTCTACAGTGCACAGACACCGGCTCTCAGGTCTGCAACCTGGCCTGGTCCAAGCACACCAATGAACTG gTCAGCACACACGGTTATTCTCAGAACCAGATCCTGGTGTGGAAGTATCCCTCTCTGACTCAAGTGGCCAAACTTACTGGACATTCCTACAGAGTACTCTACCTG GCCATGTCCCCTGACGGAGAAGCCATTGTGACAGGAGCTGGAGATGAAACACTTCGGTTCTGGAACGTCTTTAGCAAGATGAGATCTACTAAG GAATCTGTGTCGGTGCTGAACCTCTTCACCAGAATCCGGTAG